The DNA sequence ATGCTGTATTACACTTCGATTCGATCTTGAGCGCATGACTTTACACTTTAGTACAGGTCTCTTCCTGCTCGCTCCTCAATTCGGAGTTTCTTATTCAACAGTGTGGCGAATCCGATGACCGCATTCCATTTGCAATTCCTCTTGGAAGAGAACAGCGAGGTCACAAAATATGCAATCACCAAATTTATTAAACCAGAGTAAACAAAGTCCTTGGAGGAGACGGCTATCGATTTTCTCAGATACATCTCGCTAAATAACAAGATTCCGTGCAATTAGGTACTTATCATGTTTAGGAAACAGATTGTTTCTCTGGTATAATTCTTTTTGATGTTGCACTCTGAATTCATCAATGAAAAGTAGCCCTGTGTGTACGGGTGAACAGCCATGAAATAATCTTGATTCTTCGTAGAAAATCATAATACTCTGGAACGCGAATATTCACCATCATTCAAAGCACAATCCGTATGGTTGAATATCTTTGTTTACGTAACCCTTCTTATGCTATTGGTATTATTTCCTTTAGCGTTGATCTCTGTGCGTTTCAATGCATTCTTCAATAACAAAATTCGATAGTGTGCACGATTATTTTCTTGTCTTAACCGATAAATTGTTTTCTTCaaggtcagtaactttttttgatcattcgaatttgaaatgcagtacattttctttatttcagcacGTTTTTCAAGTCTTGCTTTTTTTTGGAGAAGTGTTTTTTTCAGTCGCACACAGTATTCGCACCGGGTTCTTTTTGTTAGTAGCTTGCAGTAAATGCTATGCCAGTCTCCATGATTATCGCGATAAGCAGTTTCCTCCCGAAAGAGGCTTTCGTCAATTGGTCCGGTTCCTTTGCATGCGCGCAtgcattgaaatttaaataagaTTCCAGGTAGCAATGTGATATCTTCGGTACTCCTAAGCGCTTGCATTTCCTGTATTTCTACGGACTTCCCCTGAACCTGATAAGAGATTGTACCATTTGCATGGATAATGACACTCTTTTCTATTACGGGACTATTCGTGCCATTATTGGACATGAGTCGTATGTCTGTGAATATCCAGCAACGTTCAGTTCCTCTACATGATTCAGTTACGCACCACATCGGTGGTAGCTTAACCAAAATATCGTTGTTTATCCATAGACCTGTATTGGAAATATTCAGGTGATTTTCTGGTCAAATGTatgtttttgctttttattcattttctttgtaGTATTTTGACTAGAAATAATACTTACATGTACTAGTGATTGCTTTCAGAAACCCACTGGTACTTGATTTCATCGAATTATGTGTCTGCTGAGAAATTATGGTTTTCCTGAATGCTAAATTAGGTGAATCTTGGTAGCTTTCGGGTTCTGTCGGAAGATGCCAATGTATTTGGGGATTGTCAATTGTACTTTTCGTGACCTCTTTGTTTGTATCCAATGCTTGAAAATTAGGCTTAAgtagtttctttttatctattgcaacaaattataaaatatattattaaaaaaatacaaattacatCTGAACAAGACCAAAAGGACCAAAGCTGTGTACAAACTTTATTAATGACTCGCTATtgttattttcagttttgtaCATACAGACATTTTCGTTGACTTATTCAAACTGTaatcaagaaattcatttattctaTTTGAATATGGATCAAATGTTACcatacaattcaattcaatttgagTATGGAATAAATGTGATCATCTAATTTAGTTCAATTTAACTAATTGCAAATATGCGAAAAAGCTGTTTACCTAGTATTTTGGTCTTATTCATGACCATGTATGTTTCATCGTTAATAGGTTCCGGTTGAACGCAGGCTCTGTCTGAGTTCAACTCTGGCAATATTTCACGAAGGAGTTGAGCCTTCTCTTCTACTTCATTTACGGGTAATGGATCTAAATTGTGACCATTTTCAACTGGAAGAGATTCGAGCATTACTTAGGACATAGACATCATTCATGCAGGTTACATTCATGAaacatattttaaatataccTAGTTTTTGGCATATTTACCTTCTTCATCGACACACATTCTGTCAACTGGGGAGATTTTCTTAGTCACAGCTGAAGCATTAGCATTCGATTCATCTTTGAATATAGAGGGTAACGCTGATTCTGCTAAGCGAGGTCGCAGATATGGTgactaaaatttgaaaattagtcatattaagcagaaaatcacaaaatatcaatgtaagataataaaaattgtacccATTCGTAGAACTTATTTTAAAACTTCAATCGAGTTGCACTGTGCGAGAggcaaaaattcaagaacagACAAATTGATTCAATTTACCTCAGCGACTACATTCCCCTGAGAATCATACTTAATCCATTTCCTGATTATGCATTCTTTGTTGAAGTGTTTCTCACAAACATACTGGTTTGCTTTGAGTGCTACTATTCCAGGGATCTTGGCTTCCCATTGATTGCGAAGTTGTCGATTTTGCGGTACTCTAAATACTGAGCACTTTACTTTGTGATTCCTACAACCGGTCTTACATTTTGGAACAATACAGGCTTTCGgcatgtttgtttttcattactagaaatcaatgaaaatgaaaatgtaataaGAAAACCGAAATACGCTCGGCGCTGAAGGTTACATAAAATTAGGTTATGGACATTTGTTTCGAAAACATTGCCAACGGGTGTGACACATCTAACAATAAATGCTAGCGCGCTTAGCGGGCGTAATATCAACGACAAATTTGCCGTCCCTACGGTCTTATATAGTTATTTTTACACCGTGTATTGGAAGATCACAACTTTTTATCAcgacataacctaagttttgaatttttttgttcatgagGTAAATCATAATTCTTGGGCTTTtcgtatcttaattatctTTCTTGGTTGGATCGTGTGATGCCAGTTTTTTTGTGAACCATAGTCCACGGCTCTGAGTCCCTGTAAGCCGGCGTTTGACCGGTTTcactgcatgatttcgttgagaaattaatttcgtcAAAATTATGGTTGAGCGACCTCGTAGCTACCGAATAGGTatcttttatatttcttattttctctgattttcttgTGATTTTATACTAGAACTGcttctgtaatttttatcgTCTTTTACTATCGctatatttcttttctcttagtTTTCTGTGCTAGTATTGCTTATTGTATTTTACTGCTTTTGTATCGTATCgtctattatattttatttgcttttgTGCATGATTTTCTATCCCAAATCGAGTACCTTAGAGTACAGCCGAGCGAgtagattaagccgctaaGTACTACCGTACTTTCTGTCGCTTTCATCTATGGTAAAACGGTTTataggggtgaaaacgacgcCCAAAGATGGGCACCCAACAaggtgatttcttgatgcgctcgatggatttgaatgaaactaacgctgaagttttcctattcactagaaaaaaaatttttgtgttgGTTTCATTCGACTACATGAAGTGCGTCAAGAAATCACTCCGTTGAGTGACAATATTCTTGGCAGATATTCTGAGCtctcttgaaatatttcatcccAGACCAAAGGTTTCATACATATTAGAGTATTTCAGTATTCACTAGCAAAGTATTGGAATCTAACAATTAACAAAAGTGAGTACTAATGATCTCTATTACTGGAGTACTCAATTACTGGTAAAAATGTTACTAGATCGTCGAACTTCAGTACTTCGGTGCTTATTTTCCCCATTGAGTTTCCCTGATTGTTGGTTGGTGGAATAACTGATCggtgataaataattattgaatggATGTAGTCCATGAAGAATTCTTCCACCattcaaaaatacaattttatttataattctgATGACTACATATTGACACAAAGTTATGTGTATATtggaagattttcaaattggtCATATTAATTCCATTTTGAAACCCATTGCAGGACATgaagataataattttgttcatTACTGCGGTAGTTCGTAGTCATTACCTTGATCATTACTGATAAATGTGTTATTGCAAAGTCACaacttgaattttataaatctaTGAAGGATAAAATACATATTGCTAGCTTCAGGATTGTGTTATCAGATTGCGGTTTCGATGTGGAACCtgagtataatttttcaaagagcCTATTCGTACAATTCTGGGATTAATTTCTGAGCAATTTTGGTATGTTCAAAATTTAGATCTCTAGATTCA is a window from the Diprion similis isolate iyDipSimi1 chromosome 6, iyDipSimi1.1, whole genome shotgun sequence genome containing:
- the LOC124407245 gene encoding uncharacterized protein LOC124407245, with the translated sequence MPKACIVPKCKTGCRNHKVKCSVFRVPQNRQLRNQWEAKIPGIVALKANQYVCEKHFNKECIIRKWIKYDSQGNVVAESPYLRPRLAESALPSIFKDESNANASAVTKKISPVDRMCVDEEVENGHNLDPLPVNEVEEKAQLLREILPELNSDRACVQPEPINDETYMVMNKTKILDKKKLLKPNFQALDTNKEVTKSTIDNPQIHWHLPTEPESYQDSPNLAFRKTIISQQTHNSMKSSTSGFLKAITSTCLWINNDILVKLPPMWCVTESCRGTERCWIFTDIRLMSNNGTNSPVIEKSVIIHANGTISYQVQGKSVEIQEMQALRSTEDITLLPGILFKFQCMRACKGTGPIDESLFREETAYRDNHGDWHSIYCKLLTKRTRCEYCVRLKKTLLQKKARLEKRAEIKKMYCISNSNDQKKLLTLKKTIYRLRQENNRAHYRILLLKNALKRTEINAKGNNTNSIRRVT